A single window of Salvia splendens isolate huo1 chromosome 6, SspV2, whole genome shotgun sequence DNA harbors:
- the LOC121809709 gene encoding U-box domain-containing protein 9-like, protein MALSGVKEADAADLKLHDTIPGGVVVPEEFTCPISKKIMKDPVIVPSTGVTYDRDSIQKWIEDGNATCPQTGKRIQSLAMLIQDNVRKDMISSWFENPSLNNEFQQADFQATMEINLTAETLEGQRELFERLRRLTKENHAFRKHFVESAAVHVPTLFNGLCLAIAASRKGIFLDDLRESLIATLTNIAIRSDNIKRLVANKPHRIGIIAEAMDVRGDIRFRTVAASAIKTLSTLDLFKEKVLEAHMGLSGSLLGGVMVYLKGMLEVCDVLAVEEAVGAIIILCSVPGNMKHALNCGTIGVIMDNIKYKVFPGYMLQVLAMFSTDKIVIEEIVR, encoded by the exons ATGGCGTTGAGCGGCGTGAAGGAAGCCGATGCAGCGGATTTGAAGCTCCACGATACGATCCCCGGCGGCGTGGTGGTGCCGGAGGAGTTCACATGTCCTATTTCGAAGAAGATCATGAAAGATCCCGTCATTGTTCCATCAACCGGAGTG ACATATGACCGTGATTCCATTCAGAAGTGGATTGAGGATGGGAATGCTACATGTCCTCAAACTGGGAAGAGGATACAGTCGTTGGCTATGCTAATCCAAGACAATGTACGCAAAGATATGATATCTAGCTGGTTTGAAAATCCTTCACTCAACAATGAGTTCCAACAGGCTGATTTCCAGGCCACAATGGAAATAAACTTAACAGCCGAGACATTGGAAGGCCAGAGGGAACTTTTTGAGAGATTGCGTCGCTTAACAAAGGAGAATCATGCATTTCGGAAGCATTTTGTTGAATCAGCTGCTGTTCATGTCCCAACACTATTCAATGGCCTCTGCTTAGCTATTGCTGCCTCTAGAAAGGGCATCTTTCTGGATGATCTTCGAGAGTCCCTTATTGCCACTCTTACAAACATAGCTATCCGCAGTGACAATATCAAGAGGCTGGTGGCAAACAAGCCTCATCGTATTGGAATTATTGCTGAAGCAATGGATGTTAGGGGTGATATAAGGTTTAGGACAGTAGCTGCTAGTGCCATTAAGACGCTGTCCACTCTCGACTTATTCAAGGAAAAGGTTCTTGAAGCACATATGGGTCTTTCTGGGTCCCTACTAGGAGGTGTAATGGTGTACCTCAAGGGCATGTTGGAGGTATGTGATGTTTTGGCAGTGGAAGAGGCGGTCGGCGCTATAATTATTCTGTGTTCCGTCCCAGGTAACATGAAGCATGCTCTTAATTGTGGTACGATTGGCGTGATCATGGATAATATTAAGTACAAGGTGTTTCCGGGTTATATGTTGCAAGTTCTTGCAATGTTTTCGACTGACAAGATTGTGATTGAGGAGATAGTTAGGTGA